From a region of the Candidatus Liberimonas magnetica genome:
- a CDS encoding response regulator — protein sequence MITDKYTTYQISRICGVSTPTIVYWIKSGKLSAYKTLGGHRRIRKEDLIEFLSKNNFPIPKDLDFKVSNKIKILIIDNAPDILKHIEKTINKIKNGYKYSIKSATDAFEAGEAISVFKPNLIILETKIPGVNTLEICRSIRQRDAHIKILAISKNNSKENMERIIKAGANIFLPRPFNAKELILNINKVLNLNKK from the coding sequence ATGATAACAGATAAATATACGACATATCAAATCAGCAGGATATGCGGTGTAAGCACGCCGACTATAGTTTACTGGATTAAATCCGGAAAACTTTCTGCATATAAAACACTGGGAGGCCATAGGAGAATCAGGAAAGAAGACTTGATTGAATTTTTAAGTAAGAATAATTTTCCGATTCCAAAAGACCTTGACTTTAAAGTATCAAACAAGATAAAGATCCTTATTATAGATAATGCTCCTGATATTTTAAAACACATTGAAAAAACAATAAATAAAATTAAGAACGGCTATAAATATTCGATTAAATCAGCTACAGATGCTTTTGAAGCAGGAGAAGCTATAAGCGTTTTCAAACCGAACCTGATAATTTTAGAAACTAAAATTCCCGGGGTTAATACACTGGAAATATGCAGGTCAATCCGACAAAGAGATGCCCATATCAAAATTCTGGCAATTAGTAAAAATAACTCAAAAGAAAATATGGAAAGAATTATAAAAGCCGGGGCTAATATTTTTCTTCCCCGGCCTTTTAACGCCAAAGAACTGATATTAAATATAAATAAGGTATTAAATTTAAACAAAAAATAA
- a CDS encoding tetratricopeptide repeat protein: MNIYFKNTIFTIIFLFLSSNALSSDKSKISALEFFEKASELFNDNKKACIKQYQIFIKKYSNDKLVPEAEFLVGECSYNMDPLSEEASESFKKVPSEGAAFRAAEILYNRKNYSKAVDALEKVESSYPKGYLQHEVKLLKAQCYIILGRFKEAENLLLAVINKQPAYRDDKRFNYAFGLVNYQLGKNDIALVNLEKNDSPQSFLFSSKALIRMEKPLHSIEKLKELINKYPESSLQEYALYLIGEAFLVAKDYDSAIKSYERFIRLYPRSSLRGTAIFKIGCSYLELNDYLQARANFQSFLQLEPKAEFAPLSVYLIGESFLREKRFKEASFAFADMASAHPGNFYAPNAQFRLGWCFYNMENFAQARDSLMLFKQLFPDHNLISQVEILLGNTFCELEQYDQGTSAYQRVIDRTQSPELRESAFALMSRSNYLNHNYAALVSGYHYLLKAFPPNKSPWRLLSYLYLAEGYLKQGLYKEAGEIYNSIESIYPASPYLIYAKDGLAWTDFLNGDYTKAQAQRENIIALSRQKELPKDLLSVNQYEIANTFFNQKKYLEALEAYNLFLNQNSGHNLTPSAVFRVGYTYYKLEYFSQAIETWESLEKSFPASPQTADALWKTADTYFRAQYYDKAVEVYKRILERYAKNDKEEADAHLRIAQCYYNSKNNTPAFKALKGIIEKYPNEPKAYDALDFLVALIEVSESKETILSELQNDIAAMGRKPIMVELRFRLARSFFENKKYDETVQLLDEVISELIESDKFADANYYLAVSYYKLSRFKEAIPVYKRFIENFPEDKRIENALFYLGSAQFKEKQFADAAVTFEKLANEHPDSEYIATALYNTAIAYREIKEWDKAAAVMQVYQKKYNDKEEAFDISMQLASIYEEQNQYQRAIEVITLGLDKLDKNSETWGELEFRIAEDYIAMGNTQEAVNTYKKLISEKGNHADPFALNAMVRLAEHYERSNDIKEALSLYQRVYEKSASMADRPSWLDAVKTRIEMLRTEINKQVR; this comes from the coding sequence ATGAATATTTATTTTAAAAACACTATTTTTACAATTATTTTTCTATTTCTAAGCTCAAATGCACTTTCATCTGATAAATCAAAAATATCTGCTCTTGAATTTTTTGAGAAAGCTTCTGAATTGTTTAATGATAATAAAAAAGCTTGCATAAAACAATATCAAATATTCATTAAAAAATATTCCAACGATAAATTAGTGCCTGAAGCAGAGTTTTTAGTTGGGGAATGTTCTTATAATATGGATCCTTTGTCTGAAGAAGCGTCAGAAAGCTTTAAAAAGGTTCCCAGCGAAGGTGCTGCCTTCCGGGCCGCAGAAATACTTTACAATAGAAAAAATTATTCAAAAGCAGTTGATGCATTGGAAAAAGTTGAAAGCAGCTATCCAAAAGGATATTTACAGCATGAAGTTAAGCTTTTAAAGGCGCAATGTTATATTATTCTTGGACGTTTCAAGGAAGCAGAGAACCTTCTTTTAGCTGTAATTAACAAACAACCGGCTTACAGGGACGATAAAAGATTTAATTATGCTTTTGGTCTGGTTAATTATCAATTAGGCAAAAACGACATTGCGTTAGTAAATTTGGAAAAAAATGACTCACCTCAATCGTTTTTATTTTCTTCAAAAGCCTTAATACGTATGGAAAAACCCCTTCATTCTATTGAAAAATTAAAAGAACTCATCAATAAATATCCGGAAAGCAGCCTTCAGGAATATGCCCTATATCTTATTGGCGAAGCATTTCTTGTTGCCAAAGATTACGACAGTGCAATTAAAAGTTATGAAAGGTTTATCAGGCTTTACCCAAGAAGCAGCCTTCGCGGTACGGCGATATTTAAAATAGGATGTTCTTATCTCGAATTAAATGATTATTTGCAGGCAAGGGCTAATTTCCAATCATTCCTTCAGCTGGAGCCCAAAGCGGAGTTTGCCCCTTTGTCGGTTTATCTTATAGGAGAGTCATTTTTAAGGGAGAAAAGATTCAAGGAAGCCAGTTTTGCGTTTGCAGACATGGCAAGCGCACATCCCGGCAATTTCTATGCCCCTAATGCGCAGTTCAGGTTAGGCTGGTGTTTTTATAATATGGAAAATTTCGCTCAGGCAAGGGATTCTCTTATGCTATTTAAACAGCTTTTCCCGGATCATAACCTTATTTCTCAGGTTGAAATACTTCTGGGGAATACCTTTTGTGAACTTGAACAATATGACCAGGGGACTAGTGCATACCAGCGTGTAATTGACAGAACTCAAAGCCCGGAGTTAAGGGAATCTGCGTTTGCGTTGATGAGCAGGTCAAATTATTTAAATCATAATTATGCTGCTCTTGTTTCAGGATATCATTATTTGTTAAAAGCTTTCCCTCCAAACAAAAGCCCATGGAGACTTCTTTCCTATCTGTATTTGGCAGAAGGATACCTTAAACAGGGTCTATATAAGGAGGCAGGCGAAATTTACAATTCTATAGAGTCTATATATCCGGCAAGCCCTTATCTCATATATGCAAAAGATGGGCTTGCATGGACCGACTTTCTAAATGGCGATTATACAAAAGCACAGGCCCAAAGAGAAAATATTATAGCGCTTTCCAGACAAAAAGAACTTCCAAAAGACCTGCTTAGTGTGAATCAATATGAAATAGCAAATACTTTTTTTAACCAGAAAAAATATCTAGAAGCCTTAGAGGCTTATAACCTGTTTCTTAATCAAAATTCAGGGCATAACCTGACCCCGAGCGCGGTCTTTCGTGTGGGCTATACTTACTATAAACTTGAATATTTTAGCCAGGCTATTGAAACATGGGAAAGTCTTGAAAAAAGCTTTCCGGCCAGCCCCCAAACAGCGGATGCATTATGGAAAACCGCTGATACTTATTTTCGTGCTCAATACTATGATAAGGCTGTAGAGGTTTATAAGAGGATACTGGAACGGTATGCGAAAAACGACAAGGAAGAGGCAGATGCTCATCTCCGGATAGCGCAGTGTTATTATAATTCTAAAAATAATACTCCGGCCTTTAAGGCATTAAAAGGGATTATTGAAAAATATCCCAATGAACCGAAAGCCTATGATGCCCTGGATTTTTTAGTTGCTTTAATAGAAGTGTCGGAATCCAAGGAAACTATATTATCAGAATTACAGAACGATATAGCAGCGATGGGAAGAAAACCCATAATGGTCGAGCTGCGTTTCAGGCTGGCAAGGAGTTTCTTTGAGAATAAAAAATATGACGAGACAGTCCAACTGCTTGACGAAGTAATCAGCGAACTTATTGAAAGCGATAAATTTGCTGATGCAAATTATTATTTAGCCGTCTCATATTATAAACTTTCCCGGTTTAAAGAGGCTATACCTGTCTATAAGCGTTTTATAGAAAATTTCCCTGAAGATAAACGCATAGAAAATGCGCTTTTTTATTTAGGTTCTGCACAATTTAAAGAAAAACAGTTTGCTGATGCAGCTGTCACATTTGAAAAGCTGGCAAATGAACACCCGGATTCTGAATATATAGCTACCGCGCTCTATAACACAGCGATAGCTTATAGGGAAATCAAGGAATGGGATAAGGCTGCGGCTGTCATGCAGGTATATCAGAAAAAGTATAACGATAAGGAAGAGGCTTTTGACATATCCATGCAGCTGGCATCCATATATGAAGAACAAAACCAATACCAGCGGGCTATAGAAGTTATTACCCTGGGCCTGGATAAATTAGATAAGAATAGCGAAACATGGGGGGAATTGGAATTTCGTATAGCCGAAGATTATATTGCAATGGGAAACACCCAAGAGGCTGTAAATACATATAAAAAACTTATATCAGAAAAAGGAAATCATGCTGACCCTTTTGCCCTTAATGCAATGGTCAGGTTAGCGGAACACTATGAGAGAAGCAACGATATAAAAGAAGCTCTTTCTTTGTATCAGAGAGTCTATGAAAAATCAGCTTCAATGGCAGACAGACCCAGCTGGCTTGATGCCGTAAAAACAAGAATTGAAATGTTACGTACCGAAATTAATAAACAAGTAAGATAA
- a CDS encoding class I SAM-dependent methyltransferase, producing the protein MCFYVFPHFPNKLKVLKEMFRVLKSKGVLIIAHADVRETINSFHHEVGGPVGHDHLPEDKSMMALMEKAGFENRAIKEGKDYYIAVAVK; encoded by the coding sequence ATCTGTTTCTATGTTTTTCCGCATTTCCCAAATAAATTAAAAGTATTAAAAGAAATGTTCAGAGTTCTTAAATCTAAAGGTGTTTTAATAATAGCCCATGCGGATGTCAGGGAAACGATTAACTCGTTTCATCACGAAGTCGGCGGACCAGTTGGACACGATCATCTGCCTGAAGATAAAAGCATGATGGCGCTTATGGAAAAAGCGGGGTTCGAGAACCGTGCAATAAAAGAAGGGAAGGATTATTATATTGCAGTTGCTGTTAAATAG
- a CDS encoding winged helix-turn-helix domain-containing protein, whose protein sequence is MLEPILGNKVVEKVLFYILNYGDGYARGIARTFEIPFNGVQQQIKRLENGGVIAAQNKGNVRLYKFNPSYPFLKSLKQLLQEALDVLPEKEIEKYYRMRTRPRRKGKPL, encoded by the coding sequence ATGTTAGAACCTATTCTAGGTAATAAAGTAGTAGAAAAGGTATTGTTTTATATTCTTAATTATGGCGATGGTTATGCCAGGGGAATAGCTAGAACTTTTGAGATTCCTTTTAATGGCGTTCAGCAGCAAATAAAACGTCTGGAAAACGGTGGCGTTATAGCCGCCCAAAACAAAGGTAATGTCAGGTTATATAAATTTAACCCCAGTTATCCCTTTTTAAAATCCCTTAAGCAGCTCTTACAGGAAGCGCTTGATGTTTTACCTGAGAAAGAAATTGAAAAATATTATAGAATGCGGACCAGACCAAGAAGAAAGGGAAAACCATTATGA
- a CDS encoding nucleotidyltransferase family protein, with the protein MSIKWEKLTLKELAIIVSEKLESKGIYAVLVGGACVSIYSNNKYQSQDLDFVSPDSGEDIQKAMIELGFKRTTDYRHFEREDCPFFVEFPPGPVSIGGEVDIKRYNTIKKLKLFTPTDSVKDRLAAFYHWDDVQSLDQALLVAKSQKINLNEIKIWSEGEKSLDKFKRFESLLKGLTS; encoded by the coding sequence ATGAGTATAAAATGGGAGAAATTAACTTTAAAAGAGCTGGCAATTATAGTTAGTGAGAAACTTGAGAGCAAAGGGATATATGCTGTCCTTGTTGGAGGGGCTTGTGTGTCTATTTACAGTAATAATAAATATCAGTCCCAGGATTTAGACTTTGTTTCGCCTGATTCCGGCGAAGATATTCAAAAAGCAATGATTGAACTGGGGTTTAAGAGAACTACTGATTATAGGCATTTTGAAAGAGAGGATTGTCCGTTTTTTGTTGAATTTCCTCCGGGTCCGGTTTCGATTGGAGGAGAGGTAGATATAAAAAGATATAATACAATAAAAAAGCTAAAACTTTTTACTCCAACAGACAGTGTAAAAGATAGGCTCGCGGCATTTTATCACTGGGACGATGTTCAATCGCTCGATCAGGCACTTTTAGTTGCAAAATCGCAAAAAATAAACCTGAATGAAATAAAAATATGGTCGGAAGGTGAGAAATCTTTAGATAAGTTCAAGAGGTTTGAATCGCTGTTAAAAGGCTTGACAAGTTGA
- a CDS encoding IS30 family transposase translates to MSIKREPKYHHLTQKKRDRIDVLSREGYTQEEIAKKVKCHTSTISRELKRNISGKYKKYVASIAQSNADGRRVYCIKKSKFDNPELVSYVKSKLKEHWSPEQISGRLKKDHPDMYVSHEAIYQFIYSLKEPERKEFVALLTRSHKIRKRKYSMKPLKKTKILNRVSIDERPSIVNERIQPGHWETDTMVCKSNIPAIDSTVERVTRLIFLSKLKRKNAYNKACSVISKLSKINPKMRLSITYDNGTENAGHTMINNSIGTTSYFAHPYHSWERGSNENANGLVRRFIPKKTDLHSVTDEQLVFIENKLNNRPRKCLNYYTPIEVASSLDFF, encoded by the coding sequence ATGAGTATCAAAAGAGAACCTAAGTATCACCATTTAACACAAAAGAAACGAGATCGAATTGATGTGCTGTCCCGTGAAGGGTACACACAAGAGGAAATTGCCAAAAAAGTTAAATGTCATACAAGCACAATTTCCAGAGAACTAAAACGCAACATATCTGGTAAGTATAAAAAGTATGTTGCATCAATTGCTCAATCAAATGCTGATGGCCGAAGAGTTTATTGTATTAAGAAATCTAAATTCGACAATCCCGAACTGGTTTCTTATGTAAAAAGTAAATTAAAAGAACACTGGTCGCCTGAACAAATATCCGGACGGCTTAAAAAAGATCATCCTGATATGTATGTAAGCCATGAAGCTATTTATCAGTTTATTTATTCATTAAAAGAGCCTGAACGTAAAGAATTTGTAGCTTTGTTAACCCGTTCACACAAGATAAGGAAGAGAAAGTACTCTATGAAACCATTAAAGAAAACAAAAATTCTTAACCGTGTAAGCATTGATGAACGGCCTTCTATTGTAAATGAACGCATACAGCCCGGACATTGGGAAACAGATACGATGGTTTGTAAATCAAATATCCCGGCTATAGATTCTACTGTTGAACGAGTAACAAGACTAATATTTCTATCTAAACTTAAAAGAAAAAATGCTTATAACAAAGCTTGTTCGGTTATTTCAAAACTTTCTAAAATAAATCCGAAAATGAGGCTTTCTATAACCTATGATAACGGTACCGAGAATGCAGGTCATACTATGATTAATAATTCTATCGGTACTACAAGTTATTTTGCTCACCCTTACCATTCATGGGAACGCGGTTCAAATGAAAATGCTAACGGGCTTGTTCGTAGATTTATTCCTAAAAAAACAGATCTACATTCAGTAACTGATGAACAACTTGTTTTCATTGAAAATAAACTTAACAATCGGCCAAGAAAATGCTTAAATTATTACACACCGATTGAAGTTGCAAGTTCTTTGGACTTTTTTTAA
- a CDS encoding class I SAM-dependent methyltransferase, with translation MDKRKAFFDMHAEKWDTFIKGDLVKRIKNDIIPLFKIKKGDVILDVGCGTGILLPFLKTKAGKPGEITALDYSRKMIDKTKEKYGDNFKYVCASAERTFKFEVQ, from the coding sequence ATGGATAAGCGTAAAGCGTTTTTTGATATGCATGCTGAGAAATGGGATACATTTATTAAAGGTGATTTAGTGAAACGAATTAAAAATGACATTATACCTTTGTTCAAAATTAAAAAAGGCGATGTTATTCTTGATGTAGGATGCGGTACGGGGATATTGCTTCCATTTCTGAAAACGAAGGCAGGAAAACCCGGAGAAATAACAGCTCTTGATTATTCCCGAAAAATGATCGACAAGACAAAAGAAAAGTATGGTGATAATTTCAAATATGTCTGCGCAAGTGCTGAGCGCACATTCAAGTTTGAAGTGCAATAA
- a CDS encoding gliding motility-associated C-terminal domain-containing protein, with protein MVKKFVCFLMILFLSTSAAVGKTIFSPNKDGIKDTAVFKLAVTTPKEDISRWAFEIRNTNKQLIKIFKGDGPPPERLEWDGRDENQILVADGIYSYDFNVITKAGNKEAIAPQDIIIDRTIPNASLSVNLIEFSPNGDGIKDEVTFSLAAGDDNGINSWLLSIEEKDNMAVRSFSGVGDVKPASVWDGKGNFNEDVIDGIYNFYLLVQDNAGNRFKTQPQTLKLTREAKVSLLKVYPQVFSPNDDGRKDILNIDVSIADVTSTGLWKLNILNSTGKIVKEISGKGAPPHRFYWDGKDDKKQAVNDGVYSLVLSETDNAGNTVSAAPVYADVDNTPPMLRVGLDNKIFSPNGDKKYEETTFSLNITDDHSVEWKLSILNDISKPVKTFSGMGNKQKEVFVWDGKDDNKKDLNDGIYTYYMEALDIADNETRIPKETVQIDRTPPVITAGVAPALFSPNNDGILDETTFTLNIRDASPLESWKLAIKNSSQKVVKVFKGLGSAVENIVWDGKSDDRGILPDGTYRWHVEASDVVGNSSVNEPQALVIGATKPNIGVVSDLDVFSPNADGFKDSVKFSITVSAFNKIKEWKLKILRGKTEVLRTFRGSGNPPQSISWLGENDDKKILPDGKYDYLLEVTDEAGNNVLSILKPIVIDTTSPVLKVSAAPVIFSPNGDGYKDEANFSLIYEDESPCEKYELVIEDNIEPCRSFSGTGAPPLNAVWEGKNKDKVVLKDGIYNYFFKAKDIVGNQTVTMKQTVKIDNTPPEVWLSADPTLFSPNNDGERDTTTFSIEYKDASDISEWALKAVYTDAALRVFKDRGRPSQNIIWKGDNDRGNPLPDGEYNAQLLIKDEVGNEGKSSIVKVKLDTTKPIVSITPEEEPITLLAPAQYFVETKRGTVISLAAELLFDTGKADIKPLARETLLKAASLIKKSPDRQVSVEGHTDTVPIHNEEFQNNQVLSQKRAESVVNFFVSEAQIPRERFTMTGYGETKPIDSNSTEEGRRKNRRVEIIIQK; from the coding sequence ATGGTTAAAAAATTTGTCTGTTTTCTAATGATATTGTTTTTATCCACTTCAGCGGCGGTCGGGAAAACTATCTTTTCCCCGAATAAAGACGGCATAAAGGACACTGCTGTATTTAAACTGGCAGTAACCACCCCAAAAGAGGATATTAGCAGATGGGCTTTTGAGATAAGAAATACAAATAAGCAATTAATCAAAATCTTTAAAGGAGACGGCCCTCCGCCTGAGAGGCTGGAGTGGGACGGAAGGGATGAAAACCAGATCCTGGTAGCGGACGGTATATACTCTTATGATTTTAATGTTATTACAAAAGCCGGCAATAAAGAGGCTATCGCGCCTCAAGATATAATAATCGACAGGACTATCCCCAATGCTTCGTTATCTGTTAATTTAATTGAATTTTCGCCGAACGGGGATGGAATTAAGGATGAGGTGACGTTTTCGCTTGCAGCCGGTGACGACAACGGAATAAACAGCTGGTTGTTATCGATTGAGGAGAAAGACAACATGGCTGTACGCTCTTTTTCCGGGGTCGGGGATGTAAAGCCTGCCTCAGTGTGGGATGGTAAAGGCAATTTTAATGAAGATGTCATTGATGGCATATATAATTTTTATTTGCTTGTTCAGGATAATGCCGGGAACCGTTTTAAAACACAACCCCAGACTCTCAAGCTGACAAGAGAAGCAAAGGTGTCGCTGTTAAAAGTATACCCGCAAGTTTTTTCGCCGAATGATGACGGGCGCAAAGATATCTTAAATATCGATGTTTCAATAGCAGACGTTACTTCGACCGGGCTTTGGAAATTGAATATCTTAAATTCCACCGGAAAGATAGTTAAGGAAATTTCCGGCAAAGGGGCTCCTCCCCATAGGTTTTATTGGGACGGAAAAGATGATAAAAAACAAGCGGTTAATGACGGTGTATACAGCCTGGTTCTGTCGGAGACGGACAATGCAGGCAATACCGTGTCCGCTGCACCTGTTTATGCAGATGTGGATAATACCCCGCCTATGCTAAGGGTCGGGTTGGATAATAAAATATTTTCTCCGAACGGGGATAAAAAATATGAGGAAACGACTTTCTCTCTTAATATAACCGATGACCACTCTGTTGAGTGGAAGCTGTCTATTTTAAATGACATAAGCAAGCCCGTTAAAACCTTCAGCGGCATGGGAAATAAACAGAAAGAGGTGTTCGTGTGGGACGGGAAGGATGATAATAAAAAAGACCTCAATGACGGTATCTACACGTATTATATGGAAGCTCTGGACATAGCAGACAATGAAACCAGGATACCGAAAGAAACGGTCCAGATTGATAGAACGCCTCCGGTAATAACAGCAGGCGTAGCCCCTGCGCTATTTTCGCCTAATAATGACGGCATCCTTGATGAGACTACCTTTACATTGAATATTCGTGATGCAAGCCCTCTTGAAAGCTGGAAACTGGCCATAAAGAATTCATCACAAAAAGTCGTTAAAGTCTTCAAAGGGCTGGGAAGTGCTGTGGAGAATATTGTCTGGGACGGCAAAAGCGATGACAGAGGGATCCTGCCGGACGGGACCTATCGCTGGCATGTGGAAGCATCAGATGTTGTCGGCAATAGCAGTGTCAATGAGCCCCAGGCCCTTGTTATCGGTGCAACCAAACCCAACATAGGCGTTGTTTCGGATCTTGATGTATTTTCGCCCAATGCGGACGGGTTTAAAGATTCTGTAAAGTTTTCTATAACGGTCAGCGCATTTAATAAAATTAAGGAATGGAAGCTAAAGATCTTAAGAGGCAAAACAGAGGTGCTCAGGACCTTCCGGGGGTCCGGTAACCCGCCTCAGAGCATTTCCTGGCTTGGAGAGAACGATGATAAAAAAATCCTTCCTGACGGCAAATATGATTATTTGCTTGAGGTTACTGATGAGGCAGGCAATAATGTACTCTCTATTTTAAAACCTATTGTTATCGATACGACAAGCCCGGTTTTGAAGGTCAGCGCAGCCCCGGTTATATTTTCACCCAATGGCGACGGATATAAAGATGAGGCAAATTTTTCTTTAATTTATGAGGATGAAAGCCCGTGCGAAAAATATGAGCTTGTGATAGAAGATAATATAGAGCCATGCAGATCATTTTCCGGGACAGGCGCCCCTCCGCTTAATGCGGTATGGGAGGGAAAAAATAAAGATAAAGTTGTATTAAAAGACGGTATTTATAATTATTTCTTTAAAGCCAAAGATATTGTAGGCAATCAGACCGTTACCATGAAACAAACGGTAAAAATAGATAATACTCCTCCTGAAGTATGGCTTTCTGCGGACCCTACACTGTTTTCGCCCAATAATGACGGAGAAAGGGATACGACAACATTTAGTATTGAATATAAAGACGCAAGCGATATATCTGAATGGGCGCTTAAAGCAGTATACACAGATGCAGCGCTGAGGGTTTTTAAAGATAGAGGCAGGCCGTCCCAGAACATAATATGGAAGGGCGATAACGACAGGGGTAATCCTCTGCCGGACGGGGAATATAACGCCCAATTATTGATTAAAGACGAGGTCGGCAATGAAGGGAAAAGCAGTATTGTCAAGGTAAAATTAGACACAACAAAGCCTATTGTTTCTATAACTCCCGAAGAAGAACCGATAACTCTTTTAGCTCCCGCGCAGTATTTTGTTGAAACAAAGCGCGGGACCGTTATAAGCCTGGCTGCAGAACTCCTTTTTGATACGGGAAAAGCAGATATAAAACCCCTGGCCAGGGAGACATTGCTTAAGGCTGCAAGCCTGATAAAAAAATCTCCTGACAGACAGGTAAGTGTTGAAGGACATACCGATACGGTCCCTATCCATAATGAAGAGTTTCAGAATAACCAGGTTTTATCTCAGAAAAGGGCAGAATCAGTCGTTAATTTCTTTGTAAGTGAGGCACAAATCCCGCGTGAAAGGTTTACAATGACCGGTTACGGTGAAACAAAACCAATCGATTCAAATAGTACTGAAGAAGGAAGAAGGAAAAACAGGCGCGTTGAAATTATAATACAAAAATAG
- a CDS encoding DUF4491 family protein, with translation MVAGLSMIVLTGLGHIMVIKGEYYFGTKLWYLFLITGIICLGASLFVANAIISVVLGIAAATLLWGILELFHQRERVKKGYYPKKSTEV, from the coding sequence TTGGTTGCGGGTCTATCTATGATAGTTCTGACAGGGCTTGGCCATATCATGGTGATTAAAGGTGAATACTATTTTGGAACAAAACTCTGGTATTTGTTTTTGATCACAGGGATAATATGCCTCGGAGCATCACTGTTTGTCGCCAATGCAATTATTTCTGTTGTATTGGGTATAGCTGCAGCGACATTGTTATGGGGTATTCTTGAACTGTTTCATCAGAGAGAAAGAGTTAAGAAAGGATACTATCCAAAAAAATCAACGGAGGTTTAA
- a CDS encoding TraY domain-containing protein produces MHSARSKRYENLERLRAHLCSYDDVYLPSVYIG; encoded by the coding sequence ATACACAGTGCCCGGAGTAAACGGTATGAAAACCTTGAGCGACTCAGGGCCCATTTATGCTCTTATGATGATGTATACCTGCCCTCAGTTTACATTGGGTAA
- a CDS encoding metal ABC transporter permease, producing MIFSLITSAPLAAYQLTYKIKTMYFLSSLFAVVSCLSGLFISYFINVPSGAVIILVSSLIFALSMAFSPKRRRLNG from the coding sequence TTGATATTTAGTCTGATAACAAGTGCGCCATTAGCTGCCTACCAGCTGACTTATAAAATTAAAACTATGTATTTTCTTTCAAGTTTGTTTGCCGTTGTGTCGTGTCTTTCGGGGCTTTTTATTTCGTATTTCATAAATGTGCCGTCCGGGGCTGTAATCATCTTAGTTTCAAGTTTGATATTTGCCTTATCAATGGCATTTTCACCCAAGAGGAGAAGGCTAAATGGATAA